The proteins below come from a single Benincasa hispida cultivar B227 chromosome 4, ASM972705v1, whole genome shotgun sequence genomic window:
- the LOC120075873 gene encoding kinesin-like protein KIN-6 isoform X3, with amino-acid sequence MENGSPVQCPNTVTVRRNPHRRARATPAAKAAESNPPSAISSFPFQEILAMEVPQNPKDNSSSSSVPASLSENLKVYLRVRPLQLKNLKKSGNPGDQNSRSGHVWPQNPQKKKVAKEKNVKKKSSEACITINDDHSVTVCPPMSLQETRRSKSEVYEGFSHVFSTESSQGEVYERMVNPLVEDFLKGKSGMLTALGPSGSGKTHTIFGSPRVPGMVPLALQHIFQTETSDSESFRSYYLSIFEIYSEKGKGEKMLDLSADGGELTMQQFNVKGLKEVLISNAGEAESLVACAMAKRATATTNANSTSSRSQCIINVRRVANQDEVEDASNCAILTIADLAGAEKEKRTGNQGTRLLEANFINNTSMVFGLCLRSLFEHQRNPKKPLQKHFQNSLLTKYLRDYLEGKKRMTLILTVKAGEEDYLDTTFLLRQASPYMKIKFNNVVEPSNTNKRQLQTLCIFEEQKRTKYCVPEACVNEGKGHHEEGLLSHEEPSAHTECPATKSSCTELDGIERNHLIMQNFAKAIWKVLKQYRDKLKNAENENQTLREEIRKEKVRYFELEKQWQNSRCSTCSKEDCAEADSSVKVVSSFELKSDLDEHKFNEVLEINMNSFVKVKESEGNKSPERCGSSPCEDINSRSKLDEVKEVCINNIDETTPRNECNMTKILTYVEADDRCLTTNLIAFDTLQAHSLVKHDSCSSVELDKLSEQDEESTSVESPLQVASFIHCNAHACETQPVLDTSLNQPTSEESDRDSGTLNEAQELVAELSDSRDVHPTKDVEPCQERERNIDVHCSDPTDISCKLEKPKRRLLPASSTLLRDFSNMHVEDDIEASKQVNRNGKKSAKGEKIRTQGNISLIRMLQSNLRFYS; translated from the exons ATGGAGAACGGCAGTCCAGTGCAGTGTCCAAACACGGTGACGGTTCGGAGAAACCCTCACCGGAGAGCAAGAGCTACGCCGGCCGCCAAAGCAGCCGAATCCAATCCTCCATCTGCCATTTCTTCATTTCCATTTCAAGAAATACTTGCAATGGAAGTCCCTCAAAACCCTAAAGACaattcatcatcatcatccgtTCCAGCTTCTCTCTCCGAAAACCTGAAAGTGTACCTTAGAGTTCGACCTTTGCAACtgaagaatttgaagaagtCCGGAAATCCTGGTGATCAAAATTCAAGGTCCGGACATGTATGGCCTCAGAACCCTCAGAAGAAGAAAGTAGCGAAGGAGAAGAATGTTAAGAAGAAGAGCAGTGAGGCTTGTATAACGATTAATGATGATCACTCGGTAACAGTCTGTCCTCCTATGTCATTGCAAGAGACTAGGCGGAGTAAGTCTGAGGTTTACGAAGGATTTTCCCATGTGTTTTCTACGGAATCCTCTCAG GGTGAGGTGTATGAGAGGATGGTTAATCCGTTAGTGGAGGATTTTCTGAAGGGAAAAAGTGGAATGCTGACTGCACTCGGTCCAAGCGGCTCGGGTAAGACGCATACCATTTTTGGTAGTCCAAGAGTTCCTGGTATGGTTCCACTGGCTCTTCAACATATTTTCCAGACAGAGACGAGTGATTCCGAGTCCTTTAG ATCATATTATCTATCAATCTTTGAAATATACtcagaaaaaggaaaaggagaaaagatgttAGATCTTTCGGCTGATGGGGGCGAGTTAACTATGCAGCAGTTTAATGTAAAAGGCCTTAAGGAG GTTTTAATTTCTAATGCCGGAGAAGCTGAATCATTAGTGGCTTGTGCAATGGCTAAGCGAGCCACTGCAACTACAAATGCAAATAGCACATCAAG TCGGTCTCAGTGCATCATTAATGTGCGCAGAGTTGCTAACCAAGATGAAGTTGAAGACGCATCGAACTGTGCCATCTTGACCATTGCTGATCTCGCTGGagctgaaaaggaaaaaagaactgGGAATCAG GGTACAAGGTTACTTGAAGCTAACTTCATCAATAATACATCAATGGTTTTTGGCTTGTGCCTAAGA TCTTTGTTTGAACACCAAAGGAATCCAAAGAAGCCACTGCAGAAGCATTTCCAGAACTCTTTG TTGACCAAGTACCTTCGAGATTACCTGGAAGGAAAGAAGCGaatgaccttg ATTTTAACTGTGAAAGCAGGAGAAGAAGATTATCTTGATACAACTTTCCTTCTCAGACAAGCTTCACCTTATATGAAGATCAA GTTCAACAATGTTGTGGAACCATCCAACACCAACAAGAGACAATTGCAAACGTTATGTATATTTGAGGAGCAGAAAAGAACAAAATATTGTGTTCCTGAAGCTTGTGTG AATGAAGGAAAGGGACATCACGAGGAAGGTCTGCTTTCTCATGAAG AACCTTCAGCTCATACTGAATGTCCAGCCACAAAGTCTAGCTGTACAGAATTGGATGGGATTGAAAGAAACCATTTGATTATGCAAAATTTTGCTAAAGCCATATGGAAAGTCTTGAAGCAGTATAGAGATAAACTAAAG aatgcagaaaatgaaaatcaaactCTTCGAGAAGAAATTAGGAAGGAAAAGGTGAGATATTTTGAGCTGGAAAAGCAATGGCAAAATTCAAGATGCAGTACTTGCTCCAAGGAAGATTGTGCCGAAGCTGATTCATCCGTCAAAGTAGTTTCAAGTTTTGAGTTGAAAAGTGATTTGGATGAGCACAAATTCAATGAGGTTCTTGAG ATAAATATGAACTCTTTCGTCAAAGTGAAGGAATCTGAGGGAAATAAATCTCCAGAAAGATGTGGTTCCTCTCCCTGTGAAGACATAAAT AGTCGCTCAAAACTTGATGAAGTTAAAGAGGTATGCATAAACAATATAGACGAGACCACTCCTAGGAATGAGTGCAACATGACGAAAATACTTACATACGTGGAAGCAGATGATCGTTGTCTGACAACAAATCTTATAG CCTTTGACACCCTGCAGGCCCATAGCTTGGTGAAGCATGACAGCTGTTCATCTGTAGAGTTGGACAAACTCAGTGAGCAAGATGAG GAATCTACCTCAGTTGAATCACCTTTACAAGTAGCCTCGTTTATTCACTGCAATGCTCATGCATGCGAAACTCAACCTGTACTTGATACTTCATTAAACCAACCAACTTCAGAGGAGTCTGATAG GGATTCGGGTACTTTGAATGAAGCCCAGGAACTCGTGGCG gaacTTTCGGATTCTCGAGATGTACATCCCACCAAGGATGTTGAACCTTGTCAAGAACGAGAACGCAACATTGATGTGCATTGCAGTGATCCTACTGACATCTCATGCAAACTAGAGAAACCAAAAAG GAGACTTTTGCCCGCATCATCCACATTATTGAGGGATTTCAGCAATATGCATGTCGAGGATGATATTGAGGCGTCAAAG CAGGTAAACAGAAATGGGAAAAAATCAGCCAAAGGTGAAAAAATTAGAACACAGGGTAACATCTCCCTCATCCGCATGCTGCAGAGTAATCTCCGGTTCTA CTCCTAG
- the LOC120075873 gene encoding kinesin-like protein KIN-6 isoform X2: protein MENGSPVQCPNTVTVRRNPHRRARATPAAKAAESNPPSAISSFPFQEILAMEVPQNPKDNSSSSSVPASLSENLKVYLRVRPLQLKNLKKSGNPGDQNSRSGHVWPQNPQKKKVAKEKNVKKKSSEACITINDDHSVTVCPPMSLQETRRSKSEVYEGFSHVFSTESSQGEVYERMVNPLVEDFLKGKSGMLTALGPSGSGKTHTIFGSPRVPGMVPLALQHIFQTETSDSESFRSYYLSIFEIYSEKGKGEKMLDLSADGGELTMQQFNVKGLKEVLISNAGEAESLVACAMAKRATATTNANSTSSRSQCIINVRRVANQDEVEDASNCAILTIADLAGAEKEKRTGNQGTRLLEANFINNTSMVFGLCLRSLFEHQRNPKKPLQKHFQNSLLTKYLRDYLEGKKRMTLILTVKAGEEDYLDTTFLLRQASPYMKIKFNNVVEPSNTNKRQLQTLCIFEEQKRTKYCVPEACVNEGKGHHEEGLLSHEEPSAHTECPATKSSCTELDGIERNHLIMQNFAKAIWKVLKQYRDKLKNAENENQTLREEIRKEKVRYFELEKQWQNSRCSTCSKEDCAEADSSVKVVSSFELKSDLDEHKFNEVLEINMNSFVKVKESEGNKSPERCGSSPCEDINSRSKLDEVKEVCINNIDETTPRNECNMTKILTYVEADDRCLTTNLIAFDTLQAHSLVKHDSCSSVELDKLSEQDEESTSVESPLQVASFIHCNAHACETQPVLDTSLNQPTSEESDRDSGTLNEAQELVAELSDSRDVHPTKDVEPCQERERNIDVHCSDPTDISCKLEKPKRRLLPASSTLLRDFSNMHVEDDIEASKVNRNGKKSAKGEKIRTQGNISLIRMLQSNLRFYRFPTTAATATATATANLHHHPPTITFTDEKAVIPF from the exons ATGGAGAACGGCAGTCCAGTGCAGTGTCCAAACACGGTGACGGTTCGGAGAAACCCTCACCGGAGAGCAAGAGCTACGCCGGCCGCCAAAGCAGCCGAATCCAATCCTCCATCTGCCATTTCTTCATTTCCATTTCAAGAAATACTTGCAATGGAAGTCCCTCAAAACCCTAAAGACaattcatcatcatcatccgtTCCAGCTTCTCTCTCCGAAAACCTGAAAGTGTACCTTAGAGTTCGACCTTTGCAACtgaagaatttgaagaagtCCGGAAATCCTGGTGATCAAAATTCAAGGTCCGGACATGTATGGCCTCAGAACCCTCAGAAGAAGAAAGTAGCGAAGGAGAAGAATGTTAAGAAGAAGAGCAGTGAGGCTTGTATAACGATTAATGATGATCACTCGGTAACAGTCTGTCCTCCTATGTCATTGCAAGAGACTAGGCGGAGTAAGTCTGAGGTTTACGAAGGATTTTCCCATGTGTTTTCTACGGAATCCTCTCAG GGTGAGGTGTATGAGAGGATGGTTAATCCGTTAGTGGAGGATTTTCTGAAGGGAAAAAGTGGAATGCTGACTGCACTCGGTCCAAGCGGCTCGGGTAAGACGCATACCATTTTTGGTAGTCCAAGAGTTCCTGGTATGGTTCCACTGGCTCTTCAACATATTTTCCAGACAGAGACGAGTGATTCCGAGTCCTTTAG ATCATATTATCTATCAATCTTTGAAATATACtcagaaaaaggaaaaggagaaaagatgttAGATCTTTCGGCTGATGGGGGCGAGTTAACTATGCAGCAGTTTAATGTAAAAGGCCTTAAGGAG GTTTTAATTTCTAATGCCGGAGAAGCTGAATCATTAGTGGCTTGTGCAATGGCTAAGCGAGCCACTGCAACTACAAATGCAAATAGCACATCAAG TCGGTCTCAGTGCATCATTAATGTGCGCAGAGTTGCTAACCAAGATGAAGTTGAAGACGCATCGAACTGTGCCATCTTGACCATTGCTGATCTCGCTGGagctgaaaaggaaaaaagaactgGGAATCAG GGTACAAGGTTACTTGAAGCTAACTTCATCAATAATACATCAATGGTTTTTGGCTTGTGCCTAAGA TCTTTGTTTGAACACCAAAGGAATCCAAAGAAGCCACTGCAGAAGCATTTCCAGAACTCTTTG TTGACCAAGTACCTTCGAGATTACCTGGAAGGAAAGAAGCGaatgaccttg ATTTTAACTGTGAAAGCAGGAGAAGAAGATTATCTTGATACAACTTTCCTTCTCAGACAAGCTTCACCTTATATGAAGATCAA GTTCAACAATGTTGTGGAACCATCCAACACCAACAAGAGACAATTGCAAACGTTATGTATATTTGAGGAGCAGAAAAGAACAAAATATTGTGTTCCTGAAGCTTGTGTG AATGAAGGAAAGGGACATCACGAGGAAGGTCTGCTTTCTCATGAAG AACCTTCAGCTCATACTGAATGTCCAGCCACAAAGTCTAGCTGTACAGAATTGGATGGGATTGAAAGAAACCATTTGATTATGCAAAATTTTGCTAAAGCCATATGGAAAGTCTTGAAGCAGTATAGAGATAAACTAAAG aatgcagaaaatgaaaatcaaactCTTCGAGAAGAAATTAGGAAGGAAAAGGTGAGATATTTTGAGCTGGAAAAGCAATGGCAAAATTCAAGATGCAGTACTTGCTCCAAGGAAGATTGTGCCGAAGCTGATTCATCCGTCAAAGTAGTTTCAAGTTTTGAGTTGAAAAGTGATTTGGATGAGCACAAATTCAATGAGGTTCTTGAG ATAAATATGAACTCTTTCGTCAAAGTGAAGGAATCTGAGGGAAATAAATCTCCAGAAAGATGTGGTTCCTCTCCCTGTGAAGACATAAAT AGTCGCTCAAAACTTGATGAAGTTAAAGAGGTATGCATAAACAATATAGACGAGACCACTCCTAGGAATGAGTGCAACATGACGAAAATACTTACATACGTGGAAGCAGATGATCGTTGTCTGACAACAAATCTTATAG CCTTTGACACCCTGCAGGCCCATAGCTTGGTGAAGCATGACAGCTGTTCATCTGTAGAGTTGGACAAACTCAGTGAGCAAGATGAG GAATCTACCTCAGTTGAATCACCTTTACAAGTAGCCTCGTTTATTCACTGCAATGCTCATGCATGCGAAACTCAACCTGTACTTGATACTTCATTAAACCAACCAACTTCAGAGGAGTCTGATAG GGATTCGGGTACTTTGAATGAAGCCCAGGAACTCGTGGCG gaacTTTCGGATTCTCGAGATGTACATCCCACCAAGGATGTTGAACCTTGTCAAGAACGAGAACGCAACATTGATGTGCATTGCAGTGATCCTACTGACATCTCATGCAAACTAGAGAAACCAAAAAG GAGACTTTTGCCCGCATCATCCACATTATTGAGGGATTTCAGCAATATGCATGTCGAGGATGATATTGAGGCGTCAAAG GTAAACAGAAATGGGAAAAAATCAGCCAAAGGTGAAAAAATTAGAACACAGGGTAACATCTCCCTCATCCGCATGCTGCAGAGTAATCTCCGGTTCTA CAGGTTCCCCACCACAGCCGCCACCGCCACCGCCACCGCCACCGCTAACCTCCACCACCATCCACCAACCATAACATTTACAGATGAAAAGGCAGTTATTcctttctaa
- the LOC120075873 gene encoding kinesin-like protein KIN-6 isoform X7, with translation MENGSPVQCPNTVTVRRNPHRRARATPAAKAAESNPPSAISSFPFQEILAMEVPQNPKDNSSSSSVPASLSENLKVYLRVRPLQLKNLKKSGNPGDQNSRSGHVWPQNPQKKKVAKEKNVKKKSSEACITINDDHSVTVCPPMSLQETRRSKSEVYEGFSHVFSTESSQGEVYERMVNPLVEDFLKGKSGMLTALGPSGSGKTHTIFGSPRVPGMVPLALQHIFQTETSDSESFRSYYLSIFEIYSEKGKGEKMLDLSADGGELTMQQFNVKGLKEVLISNAGEAESLVACAMAKRATATTNANSTSSRSQCIINVRRVANQDEVEDASNCAILTIADLAGAEKEKRTGNQGTRLLEANFINNTSMVFGLCLRSLFEHQRNPKKPLQKHFQNSLLTKYLRDYLEGKKRMTLILTVKAGEEDYLDTTFLLRQASPYMKIKFNNVVEPSNTNKRQLQTLCIFEEQKRTKYCVPEACVNEGKGHHEEGLLSHEEPSAHTECPATKSSCTELDGIERNHLIMQNFAKAIWKVLKQYRDKLKNAENENQTLREEIRKEKVRYFELEKQWQNSRCSTCSKEDCAEADSSVKVVSSFELKSDLDEHKFNEVLEINMNSFVKVKESEGNKSPERCGSSPCEDINSRSKLDEVKEVCINNIDETTPRNECNMTKILTYVEADDRCLTTNLIAFDTLQAHSLVKHDSCSSVELDKLSEQDEKTFMAIIYGLCRSNYWMF, from the exons ATGGAGAACGGCAGTCCAGTGCAGTGTCCAAACACGGTGACGGTTCGGAGAAACCCTCACCGGAGAGCAAGAGCTACGCCGGCCGCCAAAGCAGCCGAATCCAATCCTCCATCTGCCATTTCTTCATTTCCATTTCAAGAAATACTTGCAATGGAAGTCCCTCAAAACCCTAAAGACaattcatcatcatcatccgtTCCAGCTTCTCTCTCCGAAAACCTGAAAGTGTACCTTAGAGTTCGACCTTTGCAACtgaagaatttgaagaagtCCGGAAATCCTGGTGATCAAAATTCAAGGTCCGGACATGTATGGCCTCAGAACCCTCAGAAGAAGAAAGTAGCGAAGGAGAAGAATGTTAAGAAGAAGAGCAGTGAGGCTTGTATAACGATTAATGATGATCACTCGGTAACAGTCTGTCCTCCTATGTCATTGCAAGAGACTAGGCGGAGTAAGTCTGAGGTTTACGAAGGATTTTCCCATGTGTTTTCTACGGAATCCTCTCAG GGTGAGGTGTATGAGAGGATGGTTAATCCGTTAGTGGAGGATTTTCTGAAGGGAAAAAGTGGAATGCTGACTGCACTCGGTCCAAGCGGCTCGGGTAAGACGCATACCATTTTTGGTAGTCCAAGAGTTCCTGGTATGGTTCCACTGGCTCTTCAACATATTTTCCAGACAGAGACGAGTGATTCCGAGTCCTTTAG ATCATATTATCTATCAATCTTTGAAATATACtcagaaaaaggaaaaggagaaaagatgttAGATCTTTCGGCTGATGGGGGCGAGTTAACTATGCAGCAGTTTAATGTAAAAGGCCTTAAGGAG GTTTTAATTTCTAATGCCGGAGAAGCTGAATCATTAGTGGCTTGTGCAATGGCTAAGCGAGCCACTGCAACTACAAATGCAAATAGCACATCAAG TCGGTCTCAGTGCATCATTAATGTGCGCAGAGTTGCTAACCAAGATGAAGTTGAAGACGCATCGAACTGTGCCATCTTGACCATTGCTGATCTCGCTGGagctgaaaaggaaaaaagaactgGGAATCAG GGTACAAGGTTACTTGAAGCTAACTTCATCAATAATACATCAATGGTTTTTGGCTTGTGCCTAAGA TCTTTGTTTGAACACCAAAGGAATCCAAAGAAGCCACTGCAGAAGCATTTCCAGAACTCTTTG TTGACCAAGTACCTTCGAGATTACCTGGAAGGAAAGAAGCGaatgaccttg ATTTTAACTGTGAAAGCAGGAGAAGAAGATTATCTTGATACAACTTTCCTTCTCAGACAAGCTTCACCTTATATGAAGATCAA GTTCAACAATGTTGTGGAACCATCCAACACCAACAAGAGACAATTGCAAACGTTATGTATATTTGAGGAGCAGAAAAGAACAAAATATTGTGTTCCTGAAGCTTGTGTG AATGAAGGAAAGGGACATCACGAGGAAGGTCTGCTTTCTCATGAAG AACCTTCAGCTCATACTGAATGTCCAGCCACAAAGTCTAGCTGTACAGAATTGGATGGGATTGAAAGAAACCATTTGATTATGCAAAATTTTGCTAAAGCCATATGGAAAGTCTTGAAGCAGTATAGAGATAAACTAAAG aatgcagaaaatgaaaatcaaactCTTCGAGAAGAAATTAGGAAGGAAAAGGTGAGATATTTTGAGCTGGAAAAGCAATGGCAAAATTCAAGATGCAGTACTTGCTCCAAGGAAGATTGTGCCGAAGCTGATTCATCCGTCAAAGTAGTTTCAAGTTTTGAGTTGAAAAGTGATTTGGATGAGCACAAATTCAATGAGGTTCTTGAG ATAAATATGAACTCTTTCGTCAAAGTGAAGGAATCTGAGGGAAATAAATCTCCAGAAAGATGTGGTTCCTCTCCCTGTGAAGACATAAAT AGTCGCTCAAAACTTGATGAAGTTAAAGAGGTATGCATAAACAATATAGACGAGACCACTCCTAGGAATGAGTGCAACATGACGAAAATACTTACATACGTGGAAGCAGATGATCGTTGTCTGACAACAAATCTTATAG CCTTTGACACCCTGCAGGCCCATAGCTTGGTGAAGCATGACAGCTGTTCATCTGTAGAGTTGGACAAACTCAGTGAGCAAGATGAG AAAACATTTATGGCGATCATCTATGGTCTCTGCCGTTCTAATTACTGGATGTTTTAG